The Bacteroidetes bacterium GWF2_43_63 DNA segment ATAAAAGTGCTGCAGCACAATTCGCGGCCGCAAGTCCCGATTCCGCCCAACTTTCCAGATTCCTGACGGGCTCCAATCTGGCGCATTTCAACACGGATTTTGAATTCATCCGCCATTAATTTGATCAGCTCGCGAAAATCGACACGGTCTTCGGCAGTATAATAGAAAATGGCTTTGGTATTGTCGCCCTGAAACTCAACATCATTTAGCTTCATGTTGATTCTCAATTCCTTGATAATAGCCAATGATCGACGCATGGTTGAAAATTCCCGCTCTATAGCCTGATACCATTTTTCGACATCTGCGGGTTTCGCCTTACGATACACTTTTTTCATCTGAGCGTCGTCGGGATTGGCTTTTTTGCGTTTCATCTGACGCATAACCTCCGGGCCAGCCAGCGAAACTATCCCAATATCATGTCCCGGAGATGCTTCAACGGCAACAACATCGCCTGCAGCAACCGATAAACCAGGGCTAAGACGGAAAAAATCTTTATGGTTATTTTTAAATCTGACTTCAATGCAATCGAATTGCAAAGCAGTTCCCATGTTTTTAATGCCATTAAAGGCCGTTTCAGCTGAAACCTTACAGCACCCCGATGAAAACTTCATCTCGCTGATATTGTCCTTTTGATGTACACAAAGCCCGCGGGCTATAAAATTCGGTATATGGCAGTTGTCTGTTTTCATAACATAAAGGGGGCAAAGGTACAATATAATGTGGAAATGCCGAATAGGAATGTGAAAATGTGGGGCTTCGCCCATGTGAACCTTTGCCAATGTGAGAATATTAGATTGTCACTTTTGTCCCTTCGACAAGCTCACGACAGAGCTTTTTACTTTTGTCTTGTTACTTTTATCTTTTGTCTTGTTTAGGATGTGGGAATGTGTTGATGCATCAGGCGTAAGGCGATAGGCATCAGGCGTAAGGCATGCGGCTTAGAAGGATCACATGGAAAATGCGAAATCAGAAATACGAGACACGAAATACGAATGGCCGATGCGATGCGGTGATGCGGTGGTGTGAAGATTTGGGGCTCAAGTGAAACGTGACATGTTCGCCCATGTGAGGATTTGCCAATGTGAGAATATTAGAATGTCACTTTTGTCCCTTCGACAGGCTTAAGACAGAGCTTTTTACTTTTGTCTTTTTACTTTTATCTTTTGTCTTGTTTAGGATGTGGGGATGTGTAACGTTTGTATCGAGTAACAAAAATAAAATTACAACCTGAACATCCGGCCGATGTTAAAACTCAGATCGGTAAAAATCAGCTTCGGATTTCCGTTGCGTTCGATATGAAAAATGGCTTCATCAATACTGGTGCGGAAAAAATCGAGATTATCCTTGTGTACGTAAGCCGCGAATTTGCTGAAGAATTTTTCGTCCTCAGGATTATAGAATTTGATCTTTTTCAGATCGGCGCCCAATTGAAAAGTATTGGTCAGTTTTCGCGCACTCTCTGCAAAAATATGTTTCTGTTTCTCGCGTCCCAATGTGGAGAATTCGGCCGACATTTCAAAAATAGCTTTACCATTCAGCGCAAAACAAGTCCTCATCCAATTGCGGAAAAAATCAGAAACCATAATCATTTCATCGCGATTCTGCAAATAATCAAACGCTTTTTCCAGATTTCCTTCACTATTATAGATGGCATCGAAAATATCATTTTCGGGACGGTCGCTAAAATGTTCGCGCAAAAAACCATAACTCTGTTGCGATGTTGGAGCTTCGATTCGCGTTGTCTGAACGCGTGAAAGGATAGTCGGCAAAATCAGATCGTGGTTTTCGGCAATAAGCAAAAACAAAGTGTTGTCAGATGGCTCCTCAAGTGTTTTGAGGATTTTTGGAGCTGCATTATACTGGATTTTTTCAACCATCCAGACAATAATCACCTTGATTTTTGCCTCATGATTCTTATATTGCAGTCTTCCGATAATATCATTGATGTCATCAACAGAAATGAGACCCTGTTTGTTTTCAACCTGTATGTGCTCATACCAGGAATTCAAATTTACAATGCCCGACTTGTTTTTGACAAAGGAACGCCAATCGGCCATGTAGTCGCGACTCAGTTCTCTTTTGTCTGCTTTCACTACCGGAAAAAGGAAATGCAGATCAGGGTGCTCCATCGATGCAAAACGCCTGCACGATGAACATTCGCCACAACTATCTGCTTTCAGGCCATCCGCGTCATCAAAATATTTCCGGTCAGTACAGTTCAGAAACTGGGCAAAAGCTAAGGCAACCATAAGTTTCCCGCTACCCGGAGGGCCAATAAACATCTGCGCATGGGCAATCCGCTGCTCTTCAGCTGATGTAATCAGCTTGTTGAGCACCTTAATATTGCCTGGTATATCTCTGAAAAGCATTCGGAAATTTTTTACGAAAATACGGCAAAAAAAATTATTTTCATTAAAAAATACATTTGGTAAAATATCCGCATGCCAAAAGGCGTTATCAATAACAGAGTGAGTTCCAAAAACTGTTCTTTTCAAAATCCTTTTGTTTGGATAGCTCTCATGGTGGGTAATGTGATGCCCGGGGAACAACCCCGGGCATTTTTTATTGCCGGATTGGTCGGCACAATCGGTAGTTAAGTATATATTTAAGGGTGATTTGCGGTTTTAACAATAGCCGCCCATTAAAATATTCTATTTTTGTAACAATAAATAAACCGTCATGAGAAAAATTTTTCTTTTAAGCTGGTTGTTCATCTTCGTTTTTGCAACAACCTCTGTAGCCCAGGATGAAGGGTATACATTCACCGACACCAAAACCGTAAAAGCAACTTCGGTAAAGGATCAGTACAGATCGGGCACCTGCTGGAGCTTTTCGGCGCTGGGTTTTTACGAAGCTGAACTGCTCCGTCTTGGTAAAGGAGATTTTGATCTTTCCGAAGCTTTTGTGATTCGTCACTCTTATATTGACAAAGCTGAACGCTATCTTCGTTTCCGCGGAGCACTGAATTTCGGCGGGGGCGGCGCTTTTCACGATGTTACGAATGTCATGAAAACCTATGGAATGGTTCCGGAAGCTGCTTACAAAGGATTAAACTATGGAACAGATAAATTCGACCACAGCGAACTCGATGCCGTGCTCAAAGGTTACATGGATGCCATTGTGAAGAATGAATCTGCCACACCTACTACCGCATGGAAAGCCGGCTTCATTGCTATTCTCGATGCTTATCTCGGACCAGAACCTACTGAATTCGAATACAACGGAAAGAAATATACGCCAAAATCTTTTCAGGAAATGCTGGGCTTGAATTTCGATGATTATATCGAGGTTTCTTCTTTTACGCACCATCCTTTCTATGAAGAATTTGTTCTTGAAGTTCCCGACAACTGGAGCCACGATATGTCATGGAATATTCAGATGAACGAACTTACTGAAATAATAGAGTATTCTATCAACAACGGATACACCGTAGCGTGGGCAAGCGATGTTTCGGAAAAAGGCTTCAGCTGGACCAATGGGGTTGCTGTTGTTCCGGATGCAAAACGCGATGACCTTTCAGGTACTGAGCGCGAAAAATGGGAAAAGCTTACTACAAAAGAAAAATCAGCTCAGCTTTATTCATTCGAGAAACCAATGAAAGAAATTGAAGTTACCCAGGAAATGCGTCAGAATGAATTTAATAATTTCAAAACCACCGACGATCACGGAATGCTGCTCACTGGCATTGCCAAAGATCAGAACGGAACCGTATATTTCAAAGTAAAAAACAGCTGGGACGCAGTTGGAAAATACGAGGGGTATTTTTACGTTTCCAAAGCATTTGTTATGCTGAAAACCACT contains these protein-coding regions:
- a CDS encoding aminopeptidase, which produces MRKIFLLSWLFIFVFATTSVAQDEGYTFTDTKTVKATSVKDQYRSGTCWSFSALGFYEAELLRLGKGDFDLSEAFVIRHSYIDKAERYLRFRGALNFGGGGAFHDVTNVMKTYGMVPEAAYKGLNYGTDKFDHSELDAVLKGYMDAIVKNESATPTTAWKAGFIAILDAYLGPEPTEFEYNGKKYTPKSFQEMLGLNFDDYIEVSSFTHHPFYEEFVLEVPDNWSHDMSWNIQMNELTEIIEYSINNGYTVAWASDVSEKGFSWTNGVAVVPDAKRDDLSGTEREKWEKLTTKEKSAQLYSFEKPMKEIEVTQEMRQNEFNNFKTTDDHGMLLTGIAKDQNGTVYFKVKNSWDAVGKYEGYFYVSKAFVMLKTTDMLIHKKGVPPAILKKLKL